From Mauremys mutica isolate MM-2020 ecotype Southern chromosome 23, ASM2049712v1, whole genome shotgun sequence, a single genomic window includes:
- the MYCL gene encoding protein L-Myc has translation MEFDSYQHYFYDHDSEEDFYRSTAPSEDIWKKFELVPTPPMSPLCSAGAKACCPGAGERSDWLSHCCLAGEEPEYLIDTGEIFGNLSAFVLQDCMWSGFSARERLEKAMTEKLSTGTQRVNPHKPSFAQDFGFNNSVSECVDPAAVFPCPLAENKHPPASGPERQCDSEGEEIDVVTVEKRQSLSVRKPVTITVRADPLDPCMKHFHISIHQQQHNYAARSPPDPCSQEEASEKEIKEEPLSSPEQATESSSPEPCLLKPGSAPSSDSEDMAKRKNHNYLERKRRNDLRSRFLALRDQVPGLANCPKTPKVVILSKASEYLQSLVNAERRMAAEKRQLKLRQHQLLKRIAHLKGR, from the exons ATGGAGTTCGACTCTTACCAGCATTACTTCTATGACCATGACTCCGAGGAGGATTTCTACCGATCCACCGCCCCCAGCGAAGACATCTGGAAGAAATTCGAGCTGGTGCCCACTCCCCCCATGTCGCCCCTGTGCAGCGCGGGGGCGAAAGCCTGTTGCCCCGGGGCAGGGGAAAGGTCCGACTGGCTCTCCCACTGCTGCCTGGCCGGGGAGGAGCCGGAGTATCTGATCGACACCGGGGAGATCTTCGGGAACCTGAGCGCCTTCGTTCTCCAGGACTGCATGTGGAGCGGCTTCTCCGCCCGGGAGAGGCTGGAGAAAGCGATGACCGAGAAACTCTCCACGGGCACGCAAAGGGTTAATCCGCACAAGCCCTCCTTTGCCCAGGACTTCGGGTTCAACAACTCGGTGAGCGAGTGCGTGGATCCTGCTGCCGtcttcccctgccccctggctgagAACAAACACCCCCCTGCCTCCGGGCCCGAGCGGCAATGCGATTCTG AGGGTGAAGAGATTGATGTGGTGACAGTGGAGAAGAGACAATCGCTCAGCGTGAGGAAGCCGGTCACCATCACCGTGCGAGCAGACCCCCTGGACCCCTGCATGAAACACTTCCACATCTCCATCCATCAGCAACAGCACAACTACGCTGCCCGCTCTCCACCAGACCCCTGCTCCCAGGAGGAGGCCTCAGAGAAGGAGATCAAGGAGGAGCCCCTGAGCAGCCCAGAGCAAGCCACAGAGAGCTCATCGCCCGAGCCTTGCCTGCTGAAACCCGGGAGCGCCCCAAGCTCAGATAGCGAGGACATGGCCAAGAGGAAAAACCACAACTACTTAGAACGCAAGCGGCGAAATGATCTCCGCTCACGCTTCCTGGCACTGAGGGATCAGGTCCCCGGTCTGGCTAACTGTCCCAAAACCCCCAAAGTGGTGATCCTGAGCAAAGCTTCGGAGTACCTGCAGTCGCTAGTTAATGCAGAGAGGAGGATGGCTGCAGAGAAGAGGCAGCTGAAGTTGAGACAGCATCAGCTGCTGAAACGAATCGCCCATCTCAAGGGACGTTAG